Proteins from a single region of Leuconostoc gasicomitatum LMG 18811:
- a CDS encoding retron Ec67 family RNA-directed DNA polymerase/endonuclease, which produces MYLNEAKTIDDLAECLEIKTWQLKKVLYSHGGANNKYFQFEITKKSGGTRKINAPEKSLKLVQKKLATKINDLLHEEKGEAPFTPLSQAYQKKHGIYTNGLIHRNKNLVLNIDLLNFFPSLHFGRVVGFFMKNKKFSLTNEVSVAIAQLTCHDGMLAQGSSLSPVISNLICQSIDQHILKISKEYKLTYTRYADDMTFSTNDFNFINRLEQFVKLLETQIKRDGFDINWSKMRFSGPDVRQTVTGLSVNKKVNVPYQFYKNTRSMALSLYTTGHFTIDGQEYDRDKLYKLEGRFSHINDIDWKNNLLYERYSFEYQAMRPNNKSHLLNGKISTPYLYPEAFSSREKAYRNFLFYKYFFKNKKPLIVTEGHTDIVYLKSAIKNLQRNDLNVDFLKRSKSTKYFFGFIKGGDSLKNISNLYHNSSLMNISNKMYKYGIKPDQPVILLLDHEMYKKVQKDSPLMPLANYWKDVSKFPIIQNFYDELHQHGFIHLTSNLYIAVVSKKGTTKDNIFEIENLFSDYVLDKVFGLGTFEKKYKGSGRKITKNDFSLIIRKHQKDSIFEGFDKMLDIIHLVCVDYEKRSGQQ; this is translated from the coding sequence ATGTATCTTAATGAAGCTAAAACTATTGACGACTTAGCAGAGTGCTTAGAAATAAAGACTTGGCAACTTAAAAAAGTTCTATATTCCCATGGTGGAGCTAATAATAAATATTTTCAGTTCGAAATTACTAAAAAGTCGGGTGGTACGAGAAAAATTAATGCCCCTGAAAAGTCATTGAAACTTGTACAAAAAAAATTAGCAACCAAGATTAATGATTTGCTACATGAAGAAAAAGGGGAAGCACCCTTTACTCCATTATCCCAAGCTTATCAAAAAAAACATGGTATTTACACAAATGGTTTAATACACCGAAATAAAAATCTTGTTTTAAATATAGATTTGTTAAATTTTTTCCCTTCTTTACATTTTGGTAGAGTTGTTGGATTTTTTATGAAAAATAAAAAATTTTCTTTAACTAATGAGGTTTCAGTTGCTATTGCTCAATTGACATGTCATGACGGCATGTTAGCTCAAGGATCCTCACTTTCTCCAGTTATATCTAACTTAATTTGTCAGTCAATTGATCAGCACATTCTTAAAATATCAAAAGAATATAAATTGACATACACACGTTATGCGGATGATATGACTTTTTCTACAAACGATTTTAATTTTATAAATCGACTTGAACAATTTGTAAAACTTCTTGAAACACAGATTAAAAGAGACGGCTTTGATATTAATTGGTCCAAAATGCGATTTAGTGGACCAGATGTTCGTCAAACTGTAACTGGATTAAGCGTGAACAAGAAAGTAAATGTCCCATATCAATTCTACAAAAATACAAGATCTATGGCTTTATCACTTTATACTACTGGACATTTTACGATCGATGGTCAGGAATATGATAGAGATAAATTATATAAGTTGGAAGGACGATTTTCACATATAAATGACATTGATTGGAAAAATAATTTACTTTATGAAAGGTATAGTTTTGAGTACCAAGCTATGAGACCTAATAATAAATCTCATTTGCTTAACGGCAAAATAAGTACTCCGTATTTATATCCAGAAGCATTTTCATCAAGAGAAAAGGCCTATCGGAATTTTCTATTTTATAAATACTTTTTTAAAAATAAGAAACCACTTATCGTTACAGAAGGCCATACAGACATTGTTTATTTAAAAAGTGCAATTAAAAATTTACAGAGAAATGATTTAAATGTCGATTTTTTAAAAAGATCGAAAAGTACTAAGTATTTCTTTGGATTTATAAAGGGTGGGGATTCTTTAAAAAATATTTCCAATCTTTACCACAACTCTTCATTAATGAATATATCAAATAAAATGTACAAATATGGTATTAAGCCAGATCAACCTGTAATTTTACTACTAGATCACGAAATGTATAAAAAAGTACAAAAAGATTCACCACTGATGCCTCTGGCGAATTATTGGAAAGATGTTTCTAAATTTCCAATAATTCAAAATTTTTATGATGAACTACATCAACATGGATTTATACATCTAACATCCAATTTGTATATTGCAGTAGTTTCAAAAAAGGGGACAACAAAGGACAATATTTTTGAAATAGAAAATTTATTTTCTGATTACGTGCTTGATAAAGTTTTCGGGCTCGGAACGTTTGAAAAAAAATATAAGGGCTCTGGACGTAAGATAACAAAAAATGACTTTTCATTAATAATCAGAAAACATCAAAAAGATAGTATCTTTGAAGGATTTGATAAAATGCTGGATATTATCCATTTGGTTTGTGTTGATTACGAAAAGAGAAGTGGACAGCAATAA
- a CDS encoding NAD(P)H-dependent oxidoreductase — translation MNNKTTIIYVHPYDKSYNHAVLDTIISDKKQKKINYNLINIYKDGFNPVYSTEELSLFKTGETLDPLVKEYQRQLKETKRLIIITPIWWNDIPAILKGFFDKVLKMNFAYVSGRTGVKGLLTNIYSAEVITTSTSPKFYIKYFSGNCINGSVRSTLKQIGVKKFSWKHLGNINNSTNEKRKKFLQSLNN, via the coding sequence ATGAACAATAAAACCACAATTATTTATGTACATCCATATGATAAGAGCTATAATCATGCAGTTTTAGATACTATAATATCAGATAAAAAACAGAAGAAAATTAATTACAACCTCATCAATATTTACAAAGATGGGTTTAATCCAGTATATTCTACTGAAGAATTATCTCTTTTTAAAACTGGCGAAACATTGGATCCGTTAGTAAAAGAATATCAAAGGCAATTGAAAGAAACTAAAAGATTAATTATCATTACACCAATTTGGTGGAATGATATACCAGCTATTTTAAAAGGATTCTTTGATAAAGTGTTAAAAATGAATTTTGCTTATGTTTCTGGAAGAACAGGTGTAAAAGGGCTTTTAACAAATATTTATTCAGCAGAAGTTATTACAACGTCAACTTCCCCCAAATTTTATATTAAATATTTTTCTGGAAACTGTATTAACGGATCGGTTAGGTCTACTTTAAAACAAATTGGAGTAAAAAAATTTTCCTGGAAACACCTAGGAAATATTAATAATTCAACAAACGAAAAACGTAAAAAGTTTTTGCAGTCATTAAATAACTGA